The window CGCCCACGTCCGGCAGCGTGCGGTACACGGGGCCCACGACGGGCGGCCAGCCGTTCTCCGCGTACATGCCACAGGAGGACCTGCTCTTCCCGTGGCTGACTGTGGAGGACAACGCCGCGCTCGGGCTCGTGCTCCAAGGAGCGTCGAAGCGGGACGCCCGCGACCGGGTCCGCGGCCTCCTCGACACGTTCCGGCTGGGCGGTCGCGCGAGGGCGTACCCGTTCGAGTTGTCCGGCGGCATGCGACAGCGCGTGGCGCTTCTCCGGACGATCGTCCAGGACCGGCCGGTGCTGCTGCTCGACGAACCGTTCGGCGCGCTCGACTACCTGACCAGGACGGAGCTGCAGCTCTGGCTCGCCGACCTCTGCGTCCGGGACGGACTGTCGGTCATCCTCATCACGCACGACGTACCCGAGGCGCTGTTCCTGTCGGACCGGGTGCACGTGCTGTCCAACCGGCCGGCCGTCGTGCGGACGGTACTGGAGCAGGCAGAGCCGCGACCGCGTCCGTTGTCGTACATGGAGACGGACGAGTTCCGACGCAGCGAACTGCTCCTGCTCGAACAGCTCACGCACAGCGCCTCGGAACGCAGCGAGGTGCTGTGAACACCGCGACACCGGTCGACAACGACTGGACCGCGGAGGGGCGCGGCGAGCCGGACGAGTCCTACCTGCTCGACGTCCTGGCCAGGCGGTTGCCACGGGCCGAACTGCACATGCACCTCACCGGTGCGCTCCGCCGTTCGTTCGTCGGTGGCGGGACCGATGGGGTGCGGTCCGAGCGGCGCTGGGACTACGCCGACGTCCCCGACTTCTTCGTGCGCCACCACGAGTTCGCGGCGGAGCTCCGCACCGCGGAGCGGGTGCATGCGGCGACGCTGCACGTCCTGGGGAACGCCGTCGACACCGGCTGCCGGCACGTCGAACTCTCGGTGAACCACGTCGAGAGCCGGGTCGGCGGACTCCCGACCGCGACGTTCCTGGACGCCGTGGGCGATGCGTTCGCGAAAATGGCCGACCGGACCGGACTCAGCGGCGGGATCGTGTTCGCGACCGATCGGAACAGCGGACCCGACGTGGCCACGGACGCCCTCACCGAGGTGCTCGCGGCGCGCCGACGGGGCGTGCCCGTCCTCGGGATCGGCAACGACGGATCACCGTCGCGCGCGCTCGGTGACTTCGCAACGGTGTTCGCACGTGCGCGCGACGCCGGCCTGCGGACCACGGCGCACGCGAACAAGGCCCAGGACGTGCTCGACGTCCTGGAACTCGGCCTCGACCGCATCGACCACGCGTGGGAGCTCGGCGGGCGGCCGGACCTGCAGCGGCGGGTCGCCGACGCGGGCACACCCGTGACCATGGCGCTGTCGAGCTGCCTCGTGATGCTGCCAGGGCTCTTCC of the Curtobacterium sp. TC1 genome contains:
- a CDS encoding ABC transporter ATP-binding protein yields the protein MSEPLLRIEHVAKSFTAPGGQRTEVLRDIEMELAPGEFVSVVGPSGSGKSTLFNVLAELVAPTSGSVRYTGPTTGGQPFSAYMPQEDLLFPWLTVEDNAALGLVLQGASKRDARDRVRGLLDTFRLGGRARAYPFELSGGMRQRVALLRTIVQDRPVLLLDEPFGALDYLTRTELQLWLADLCVRDGLSVILITHDVPEALFLSDRVHVLSNRPAVVRTVLEQAEPRPRPLSYMETDEFRRSELLLLEQLTHSASERSEVL
- a CDS encoding adenosine deaminase family protein; translated protein: MNTATPVDNDWTAEGRGEPDESYLLDVLARRLPRAELHMHLTGALRRSFVGGGTDGVRSERRWDYADVPDFFVRHHEFAAELRTAERVHAATLHVLGNAVDTGCRHVELSVNHVESRVGGLPTATFLDAVGDAFAKMADRTGLSGGIVFATDRNSGPDVATDALTEVLAARRRGVPVLGIGNDGSPSRALGDFATVFARARDAGLRTTAHANKAQDVLDVLELGLDRIDHAWELGGRPDLQRRVADAGTPVTMALSSCLVMLPGLFPTASAFPFQQLRDAGVQVSLHTDDPAMFHTDSAQEYRLASRTWGWDRQTTAAVAAASLDAAWLATDDPRREDWRRETGALIRDPRRIPEHEHEQDWRTA